The Arachis hypogaea cultivar Tifrunner chromosome 14, arahy.Tifrunner.gnm2.J5K5, whole genome shotgun sequence genome has a segment encoding these proteins:
- the LOC112744052 gene encoding phosphomannomutase, whose product MAARKPGLIALFDVDGTLTAPRKVVTPEMLAFMQDLRKVVTVGVVGGSDLVKISEQLGSTVTNDYDYVFSENGLVAHKEGNLIGTQSLKSFLGDEKLKEFINFTLHYIADLDIPIKRGTFIEFRSGMLNVSPIGRNCSQEERDEFEKYDKIQNIRPKMVEVLREKFAHFNLTFSIGGQISFDVFPQGWDKTYCLRYLEDFNEIHFFGDKTYKGGNDHEIYESERTIGHTVTSPEDTMKQCTALFLKN is encoded by the exons atggCTGCCCGGAAACCTGGTTTGATTGCATTGTTTGATGTTGATGGGACTCTTACAGCCCCAAGGAAG GTGGTGACTCCAGAGATGTTGGCATTCATGCAAGATCTAAGGAAG GTTGTAACAGTTGGAGTTGTGGGTGGTTCTGACCTTGTAAAGATATCTGAGCAACTGGGCAGCACAG TTACCAATGACTATGATTATGTATTTTCTGAGAATGGTCTTGTGGCTCATAAGGAAGGAAACCTCATTGGAACCCAG AGCTTGAAATCATTCCTTGGTGATGAAAAGCTCAAG GAATTTATTAATTTCACACTTCATTACATTGCTGACTTGGATATCCCTATTAAGAG GGGAACATTCATAGAGTTCCGTAGTGGAATGCTGAATGTGTCGCCAATTGGGCGAAACTGTAGCcaagaagaaagagatgaattTGAGAAGTATGACAAG ATTCAGAACATTCGTCCAAAAATGGTTGAGGTGCTTCGTGAAAAGTTTGCTCATTTTAATCTGACATTTTCCATTGGAGGGCAGATAAGCTTTGAT GTTTTCCCCCAAGGTTGGGATAAAACATACTGCCTTAGATACCTTGAAGATTTTAATGAAATTCACTTCTTTGGTGACAAAACTTACAAG GGTGGAAATGACCATGAAATCTATGAATCAGAAAGGACTATTGGTCACACAG TTACAAGCCCTGAAGATACCATGAAGCAGTGCACAGCTCTCTTCCTTAAAAATTGA
- the LOC112744050 gene encoding bifunctional protein FolD 4, chloroplastic, protein MASAAASSCSSLSMMFLTHSCGATSSTAHRLLPPGCLRRRLHCHPLQMGPTYLRCLTFHSSAAEPPSPPHVVLPHASLTTEANTKVIDGKAVAKQIRDEITAEVSRMKEAIGVIPGLAVILVGDRKDSATYVRNKKKACESVGISSLEVHLEEDSTEEEVLKHIAGYNDDPLVHGILVQLPLPSHMNEQNVLNAVRIEKDVDGFHPLNIGRLAMRGREPLFVPCTPKGCIELLHRHGISIKGKRAVVIGRSNIVGMPAALLLQREDATVTVVHSRTNNPEEITKQADIIISAVGQPNMVKGSWIKPGAVIIDVGINPVEDPNSPRGYRLVGDVCYEEAVEVASAVTPVPGGVGPMTIAMLLQNTLISAKRMHNFE, encoded by the exons ATggcttctgctgctgcttcttcatGTTCTTCCCTTTCAATGATGTTTCTAACTCATTCCTGTGGTGCTACTTCTTCCACCGCCCACCGCCTTCTCCCACCGGGATGCCTCCGCCGCCGCCTCCACTGCCACCCGTTACAGATGGGCCCCACCTATCTCCGATGCCTCACTTTTCACTCTTCCGCAGCCGAACCTCCTTCACCGCCCCATGTTGTTCTTCCCCATG CTTCCCTGACTACTGAGGCTAATACTAAGGTGATTGATGGAAAAGCGGTAGCAAAGCAGATCAGAGATGAGATAACGGCTGAAGTCTCCAGGATGAAAGAAGCTATTGGTGTGATTCCAGGGTTAGCCGTAATCCTTGTTGGAGATAGAAAGGACTCGGCTACTTACGTGCGTAACAAGAAGAAAGCTTGTGAATCTGTTGGAATCAGTTCTTTGGAAGTACATTTGGAGGAGGATTCCACAGAAGAGGAAGTATTGAAGCATATTGCAGGCTACAATGATGATCCTTTAGTTCATGGCATTCTTGTTCAGTTACCTTTACCTTCT CATATGAATGAGCAAAATGTCCTGAATGCTGTTAGAATTGAGAAAGATGTAGATGGTTTTCATCCATTAAATATTGGTCGTCTTGCCATGCGTGGTAGAGAACCGCTATTTGTCCCCTGTACACCAAAGGGGTGCATAGAGCTACTTCACAGACACGGCATTTCTATTAAAGGAAAGAGGGCCGTTGTAATTGGTCGGAGCAATATCGTAGGAATGCCAGCTGCTCTCCTGCTGCAG AGAGAAGATGCTACTGTTACTGTCGTCCATTCAAGAACCAATAATCCTGAAGAGATCACAAAGCAGGCAGATATTATCATCTCGGCTGTTGGGCAACCAAACATGGTTAAGGGAAGCTGGATAAAACCTGGTGCAGTAATTATCGATGTTGGAATCAACCCAGTAGAG GATCCGAATAGCCCTCGAGGTTATAGACTGGTTGGAGATGTTTGTTATGAAGAAGCCGTAGAAGTTGCCTCGGCTGTTACTCCTGTTCCTGGAGGAGTTGGTCCAATGACCATAGCAATGCTTCTCCAGAATACACTCATCTCTGCAAAGAGGATGCATAATTTTGAATAA
- the LOC112744053 gene encoding uncharacterized protein: MMAPNKTSEVVDTHEATWSSQTDDLELESLESELKQMAHKILEHRSTLPDQLKSTLLSILDAHRPLYPHPSHHASTPPGALDHNIYQSEGSPAPEDPETAKKVKLLNEKITQNCSTMPVILKRMKDCIARIEKLDSYNAAVIHPAFKAKKTG; this comes from the exons ATGATGGCTCCGAACAAGACTTCCGAAGTGGTGGATACGCATGAAgccacttggagctctcaaactgATGATTTGGAGTTGGAATCACTGGAATCTGAGTTGAAGCAAATGGCGCACAAGATTCTTGAACACCGATCAACCTTACCGGATCAGCTCAAATCTACTCTTCTCTCTATTCTTGACGCTCACAGACCTCTTTATCCACATCCCTCTCACCATGCTTCAACCCCCCCAG GTGCATTGGACCATAACATTTATCAGAGCGAAGGTTCACCTGCACCAGAAGATCCAGAGACAGccaagaaagtaaaattgctgaatGAGAAAATCACACAGAATTGTTCCACCATGCCAGTCATCCTGAAACGGATGAAAGATTGCATTGCAAGAATTGAGAAGTTAGATTCATACAATGCTGCGGTTATACATCCAGCCTTCAAGGCGAAGAAGACTGGTTAA
- the LOC112744047 gene encoding (+)-neomenthol dehydrogenase, with protein MAEESSKRYAVVTGANKGIGFGICKQLASNGITVILTARDEKRGLEALQNLKDLGLSGHVVYHQLDVTDANSIASLANFIKTQFGKLDILVNNAGIPGTVVDGDAFKALLASGERADAIDWSKIVCQDYESAEAGIRTNYYGVKGMCEALIPLLQLSDSPKIVNVSSSMGQLKNLPNEWAKGILSDDESLTEEKIDEVLNQFLSDFKEGSFETKGWPPAFSAYIVSKAALNAYTRILAKKYPSFCINSVCPGFVKTDINFNLGNLSVDEGAESAVRLALLSNGGQSGLFFVRSEVSPF; from the exons ATGGCAGAAGAAAGTTCAAAGAG GTATGCAGTAGTGACAGGAGCAAACAAAGGGATAGGATTTGGAATATGTAAGCAATTGGCTTCTAATGGGATCACAGTGATCTTAACAGCAAGAGATGAGAAAAGGGGTCTTGAAGCTCTTCAGAATCTCAAAGATTTAGGTCTATCTGGCCATGTTGTTTATCATCAGCTTGATGTCACTGATGCTAACAGCATAGCATCCCTTGCAAATTTCATCAAAACCCAATTTGGAAAACTTGATATCTTG GTGAATAATGCAGGAATCCCTGGGACAGTCGTTGATGGCGATGCATTCAAAGCTTTACTTGCTTCTGGG GAAAGGGCTGATGCTATTGATTGGAGTAAAATTGTATGTCAAGATTATGAATCTGCAGAAGCAGGAATTAGAACTAACTATTATGGTGTCAAAGGAATGTGTGAAGCACTTATTCCCCTTCTACAATTGTCAGACTCACCAAAGATTGTCAATGTTTCCTCCTCCATGGGACAGTTGAAG AACCTACCAAATGAATGGGCTAAAGGAATTCTAAGTGATGACGAAAGCttaacagaagaaaaaattgatGAGGTTTTGAATCAATTTCTAAGTGATTTCAAAGAGGGTTCATTTGAAACCAAAGGATGGCCTCCTGCTTTTTCTGCATACATAGTTTCAAAAGCTGCTTTGAATGCATACACAAGAATTCTTGCAAAGAAGTATCCATCTTTCTGTATCAATTCTGTTTGTCCTGGTTTTGTCAAAACGGATATAAACTTCAACCTTGGTAACCTTAGTGTTGACGAAGGTGCCGAGAGCGCTGTAAGGTTGGCTCTGCTATCTAATGGGGGTCAGTCCGGTCTCTTCTTCGTCCGAAGTGAAGTTTCGCCATTTTAA